Proteins encoded within one genomic window of Variovorax sp. OAS795:
- a CDS encoding alpha/beta hydrolase yields MTAHPFMFGPASRQIFGIFHAAEDAQPGDTAVLVCPPFGQEGLRTHRLFKVLAERLARAGVATLRFDFHGSGDSPGDETDGELDGWRRDLCSAHEELRRRAPASRIVWVGARLGATIAVLAARNGRCDPARLVLWEPVIDGRRYARALREDHVAAIDTTFCIPDLAWRRSLAREPDAMPEEVLGTLLSPKLRSQLAALVAESLPLTALHDTLVLTPPGDEHTAQWAAEQQSRHMPVRLAYFQHRLDWTSDPYPNSAMVPAGALNRLQGALYE; encoded by the coding sequence GTGACCGCACACCCCTTCATGTTCGGACCGGCCTCGCGCCAGATCTTCGGCATCTTCCATGCCGCGGAAGACGCGCAGCCGGGCGACACCGCGGTGCTCGTCTGCCCGCCGTTCGGGCAGGAGGGGCTGCGGACCCATCGGCTGTTCAAGGTGCTGGCCGAGCGGCTTGCACGGGCGGGTGTGGCCACGCTGCGCTTCGACTTCCACGGCTCGGGCGATTCGCCGGGCGACGAGACCGACGGTGAACTGGACGGCTGGCGCCGCGACCTGTGCTCGGCGCACGAAGAGCTGCGCCGCCGGGCGCCGGCGAGCCGCATCGTCTGGGTTGGTGCGCGGCTCGGCGCGACGATCGCCGTGCTGGCAGCGCGCAATGGACGCTGCGATCCGGCGCGGCTGGTGCTGTGGGAACCCGTGATCGATGGCCGCCGCTATGCGCGTGCCCTGCGCGAGGACCATGTGGCCGCGATCGATACGACCTTCTGCATCCCCGACCTCGCCTGGCGCCGCAGCCTGGCGCGCGAGCCCGACGCCATGCCGGAAGAAGTGCTGGGCACCCTGCTGTCGCCCAAGCTGCGTTCGCAGCTCGCTGCGCTGGTGGCCGAATCGCTTCCGCTCACCGCGCTGCACGACACGCTGGTGCTGACGCCGCCCGGCGACGAGCACACGGCGCAATGGGCGGCCGAACAGCAGTCCCGCCACATGCCGGTGCGGCTCGCGTATTTCCAGCACCGGCTCGACTGGACGTCGGACCCCTATCCCAACAGCGCCATGGTTCCGGCCGGCGCGCTCAATCGCTTGCAGGGTGCTCTCTATGAATGA
- a CDS encoding polysaccharide biosynthesis/export family protein yields MAHLDQAGSLRVARVPPDTAPPLARVRMRARMGIAAVLLPLCLAGCGIPGFSNPGRGSWSGSGGDGSGEPKIVAITPELVRTMAAQKPQALPSEVQQLFGKAPAYTIGPGDVVGIVVYRHPELMPNAGAVISQQSDPTGVSVAPGFIVDGQGEVSFPYIGRTKIEGLTESAASDLIARRISPFVKDPLVSVRVQSFRSRRAYVEGEVRTPGLQIFTDVPMTLAEAINRAGSFNAVGDRSRVSLTRGERTYTLDLPMLQRFGYDASRIPLQNGDIVNVGTREDTRVYVMGEIRNPSALLMRNGRLSLNEALGDAGAPDLNTSQPGQIYVIRNSRGDVPEVFHLDAKNPVALALADRFELQPRDVVYIDPVPLVRWNRVISLILPAAQVVNLGGTASRR; encoded by the coding sequence ATGGCACACCTCGATCAAGCCGGTTCCTTGCGCGTTGCACGCGTTCCACCCGACACCGCTCCGCCGCTCGCACGCGTGCGCATGCGAGCCCGGATGGGTATCGCGGCCGTGCTGCTGCCGCTGTGCCTGGCGGGTTGCGGGATCCCGGGTTTCAGCAATCCCGGGCGCGGGAGCTGGAGCGGCTCCGGCGGCGATGGGAGCGGCGAGCCGAAGATCGTGGCCATCACGCCCGAACTGGTCCGCACCATGGCGGCGCAGAAGCCGCAGGCCCTGCCGAGCGAGGTGCAGCAGCTCTTCGGCAAGGCGCCGGCCTACACCATAGGGCCGGGCGACGTGGTGGGCATCGTCGTCTACCGCCATCCGGAGCTGATGCCCAATGCGGGCGCCGTCATCTCGCAGCAGTCGGACCCGACGGGCGTGAGCGTGGCACCCGGCTTCATCGTCGACGGCCAGGGCGAGGTCAGCTTCCCCTACATCGGCCGCACGAAGATCGAGGGCCTGACCGAAAGCGCCGCGTCCGACCTCATCGCGCGCCGGATCTCGCCGTTCGTGAAGGATCCGCTGGTGAGCGTCAGGGTGCAGTCGTTCCGCAGCCGGCGCGCCTACGTGGAGGGCGAGGTCCGCACCCCGGGCCTGCAGATCTTCACCGACGTGCCGATGACGCTGGCCGAAGCGATCAACCGCGCCGGCAGCTTCAATGCGGTAGGCGACCGTTCGCGGGTGAGCCTGACGCGCGGCGAACGCACCTACACGCTCGACCTCCCGATGCTCCAGCGCTTCGGCTACGACGCGAGCCGCATCCCGCTGCAGAACGGCGACATCGTGAACGTCGGCACCCGCGAGGACACCCGCGTCTATGTGATGGGCGAGATCCGCAATCCATCGGCCCTGCTGATGCGCAACGGCAGGCTGAGCCTGAACGAGGCGCTGGGAGACGCAGGCGCGCCCGATCTGAACACCTCGCAGCCCGGGCAGATCTACGTCATCCGCAATTCGCGCGGCGATGTGCCCGAGGTGTTCCATCTCGACGCGAAGAACCCTGTGGCGCTGGCCCTGGCCGACCGCTTCGAGCTGCAGCCGCGCGACGTGGTCTACATCGACCCCGTACCGCTGGTGCGATGGAACCGGGTGATCAGCCTGATTCTTCCCGCCGCACAGGTCGTGAACCTCGGAGGCACCGCCAGCCGTCGCTGA
- a CDS encoding polysaccharide biosynthesis tyrosine autokinase, protein MNAHWQPMIPAPSETMAADRPPSRLREHFDLLLDHRWKIAKITAVALLIGAAYTMFGPRVYESNVLIQVEDSERSGGTLVGDSASSALNAKTPTAGEAEILKSRLVLEQAIEDTKLYIEAQPHYIPVVGAWLARHSKTLSDPGFAGLSGYVSGTEQIVVAQMDVPPELEGTRFLLTAKADGAYTLTHPKLDATLEGKVGTPLDAKTPRGPIHLLVGSIAGRPGAAFELVRQSKQLTLLELQKDLRVIEKGKQSSIMDVSWRDGNPLQLANLLNEVARLYVRTNIDQKTEQAQRALNFLGTELPKLKLQLEQSEETYNQYRNQNGTISLDDEARNALSQNVELQAKLLDATQKRLELTERFTARDPSVQTIDAQIASLKKGLGSVEQRIRRMPLLQQNSLRMQRDIKVNTDLYVSLLNSSLQMRLAKEGKIGNVRVLDQAVVPEKPIRPKAAITMVLALLAGLFAGAASAFMRRSWRNTIASSAEIEAYTGLTVYSTVPLSPQQRLLDRAVQQGKPGVHLLAALHPDDQALEGLRRLRTALKFAIPNAPNNRIMISSATPGAGKTFVSSNLAAVLASSGRRVLLIDADLRRSSLAPHFGLKRRGGLSELIQGSVEVDTAIHHSVLPNLDVITTGALPSDPTALLTSEAFAKLLERLSGRYDTVIVDTPPTLLASETAEMATFMGTLLMVARAGENELGDLSESAKLLRHAGAHFQGVVLNALDTRRRYYGGLAYRYGGYRLRMHDYPGAPAELPAPAHAGARS, encoded by the coding sequence ATGAACGCGCACTGGCAGCCGATGATTCCCGCTCCTTCCGAAACGATGGCCGCGGACCGTCCCCCCTCGAGGCTCAGGGAACACTTCGACCTGCTGCTCGACCACCGGTGGAAGATCGCGAAGATCACCGCGGTCGCGCTGCTGATCGGCGCGGCCTACACGATGTTCGGGCCGCGCGTGTACGAATCCAACGTGCTGATCCAGGTCGAGGATTCCGAGCGCTCGGGCGGCACGCTGGTCGGAGATTCCGCCAGCAGCGCGCTGAACGCCAAGACGCCGACCGCGGGCGAGGCGGAGATCCTGAAATCGCGCCTGGTGCTCGAGCAGGCGATCGAGGACACCAAGCTCTACATCGAGGCGCAGCCGCACTACATCCCGGTCGTGGGTGCCTGGCTGGCGCGCCATTCGAAGACGCTCTCCGACCCCGGCTTCGCAGGCCTGTCGGGCTACGTCAGCGGCACCGAGCAGATCGTGGTGGCGCAGATGGACGTGCCGCCGGAACTCGAGGGCACGCGCTTCCTGCTGACCGCCAAGGCGGACGGCGCCTACACCCTCACCCATCCCAAGCTGGATGCGACGCTGGAGGGCAAGGTCGGCACGCCGCTCGATGCGAAGACCCCGCGCGGGCCGATCCACCTCCTGGTGGGCTCCATCGCGGGCCGGCCGGGTGCGGCCTTCGAACTGGTGCGGCAGTCCAAGCAACTCACCCTGCTCGAGCTGCAGAAGGACCTGCGCGTGATCGAGAAAGGCAAGCAGTCCTCGATCATGGACGTGAGCTGGCGCGACGGCAACCCGCTGCAGCTGGCGAACCTGCTCAACGAGGTGGCGCGGCTGTACGTGCGGACCAACATCGACCAGAAGACGGAGCAGGCCCAGCGCGCGCTCAACTTCCTCGGCACCGAGCTGCCCAAGCTCAAGCTGCAGCTGGAGCAGTCCGAGGAAACCTACAACCAATACCGCAACCAGAACGGCACGATCAGCCTGGACGACGAAGCCCGCAATGCGCTGTCGCAGAACGTCGAGCTGCAGGCCAAGCTCCTGGATGCGACGCAGAAGCGGCTCGAGCTCACCGAGCGCTTCACGGCCCGCGACCCGAGCGTGCAGACGATCGATGCGCAGATCGCCTCGCTCAAGAAGGGCCTGGGCTCGGTCGAGCAGCGCATCCGCCGCATGCCGCTCCTGCAGCAGAACTCGCTGCGCATGCAGCGCGACATCAAGGTGAACACCGACCTGTACGTGTCGCTCTTGAACAGCTCGCTGCAGATGCGGCTCGCCAAGGAAGGAAAGATCGGCAATGTCCGCGTGCTCGACCAGGCGGTGGTGCCCGAGAAGCCCATCCGGCCCAAGGCCGCGATCACTATGGTGCTCGCGCTGCTGGCAGGTCTTTTTGCCGGCGCAGCCTCGGCCTTCATGCGCAGGTCGTGGCGCAACACCATCGCCAGCTCGGCCGAGATCGAAGCCTACACCGGCCTGACCGTCTACAGCACCGTTCCGCTGAGCCCCCAGCAGCGGCTGCTGGACCGCGCGGTGCAGCAAGGCAAGCCCGGGGTGCACCTGCTGGCGGCGCTCCATCCGGACGACCAGGCGCTGGAGGGATTGCGGCGGCTGCGCACGGCGCTGAAGTTCGCGATACCCAATGCGCCGAACAACCGGATCATGATCTCCAGCGCCACGCCCGGCGCCGGCAAGACCTTCGTGTCGTCGAATCTCGCCGCCGTGCTCGCCTCCAGCGGCCGCCGCGTGCTGCTCATCGACGCCGACCTGCGGCGCAGCAGCCTGGCACCCCATTTCGGCCTCAAGCGCCGCGGCGGGCTGTCGGAGCTGATCCAGGGCTCGGTCGAAGTCGACACGGCCATCCACCACAGCGTGCTGCCGAACCTGGACGTGATCACCACCGGCGCGCTGCCCTCGGACCCGACGGCACTGCTCACGAGCGAAGCGTTCGCAAAGCTGCTCGAACGACTTTCAGGCCGCTACGACACCGTGATCGTCGACACGCCGCCCACGCTGCTCGCGTCGGAAACCGCCGAGATGGCGACCTTCATGGGCACGCTGCTGATGGTGGCGCGCGCCGGCGAGAACGAGTTGGGCGACCTGTCCGAAAGCGCGAAGCTGCTGCGGCATGCGGGCGCGCATTTCCAGGGCGTGGTGCTGAATGCGCTGGACACGCGACGCCGCTACTACGGCGGCCTGGCCTACCGTTATGGAGGCTATCGGCTCAGGATGCATGACTACCCGGGCGCGCCGGCCGAACTTCCCGCGCCCGCGCATGCGGGAGCGCGGTCATGA
- a CDS encoding sugar transferase, whose protein sequence is MTTVRTGAHVQLRGNSPLLMGTKRFADIVMASTFFLCFGWAYALIWIGVLLTSGSPAIYKQPRYGRNGHVFSFYKFRSMVPDADMVLERYLRENEAARHQWDMYQKLDHDPRVTPFGAFLRKYSLDELPQFWNVLKGDMSMVGPRPCMFAQKELYGVYWDHYCAVRPGITGLWQISGRNQVSYRRRVAMDVDYVTTLSIHQDIAILLKTFRVVAGGHGSS, encoded by the coding sequence ATGACCACTGTCCGGACTGGCGCCCACGTGCAATTGCGCGGCAACTCGCCGCTGCTCATGGGCACCAAGCGCTTCGCGGACATCGTGATGGCGAGCACGTTCTTCCTGTGCTTCGGATGGGCTTATGCGCTGATCTGGATCGGCGTGCTGCTGACGTCCGGAAGCCCGGCCATCTACAAGCAGCCGCGCTATGGCCGCAACGGGCATGTCTTCAGCTTCTACAAGTTCCGCTCCATGGTGCCGGATGCCGACATGGTCCTGGAGCGGTACCTGCGCGAGAACGAGGCTGCCCGGCACCAGTGGGACATGTACCAGAAGCTGGACCACGACCCGCGCGTGACGCCCTTCGGCGCCTTCCTGCGCAAGTACAGCCTGGACGAGCTGCCGCAATTCTGGAACGTGCTCAAGGGCGACATGAGCATGGTCGGCCCGCGCCCGTGCATGTTCGCGCAGAAGGAGCTGTACGGCGTCTATTGGGACCACTACTGCGCGGTGCGGCCAGGCATCACGGGCCTCTGGCAGATCTCCGGACGCAACCAGGTCAGCTACCGGCGGCGGGTGGCGATGGACGTGGACTACGTGACCACGCTGTCCATCCACCAGGACATCGCGATCCTGCTGAAGACCTTCCGCGTGGTGGCGGGGGGGCACGGCTCCAGCTAG
- a CDS encoding GDP-L-fucose synthase: protein MRIYVAGHRGMVGQSLMKRLRGLGHEVVTRSHEELDLLDQEAVRRFFATEHIDQVYLAAAKVGGIHANMTYPAEFIYQNLLIAANVTHQAFLANVKRLLFLGSSCIYPRLADQPIHEQALLAGKLEPTNEPYAIAKIAGIKLCESYNRQYGASHGIDYRSVMPCNLYGPGDNYHIENSHVVPALIRRFHAAKMEGAPEVLIWGTGRARREFLYVDDMTDGCLLVMGLTRAEYEQHTTPMCAHINLGMGEDQSIAELAELVREVVGYRGRIRFDTSQPDGAPRKLLDVSCAASLGWRATVPLAEGLRRTYADYQEALRPVQEIAHA, encoded by the coding sequence ATGCGTATCTACGTAGCAGGTCATCGCGGCATGGTGGGCCAGTCGTTGATGAAGCGTTTGCGGGGCCTCGGGCACGAGGTCGTCACGCGCAGCCACGAGGAACTCGATCTGCTGGACCAGGAGGCGGTCCGCCGGTTCTTCGCCACCGAGCACATCGACCAGGTCTACCTGGCCGCGGCCAAGGTCGGCGGCATCCACGCCAACATGACCTATCCGGCGGAGTTCATCTACCAGAACCTCCTGATCGCCGCCAACGTCACGCACCAGGCGTTCCTTGCGAACGTCAAGCGTCTGCTGTTCCTCGGCTCCAGCTGCATCTACCCGCGGCTTGCCGACCAGCCCATTCACGAACAAGCGCTGCTCGCCGGCAAGCTCGAGCCGACGAACGAGCCCTATGCGATCGCCAAGATCGCCGGCATCAAGCTCTGCGAGAGCTACAACCGGCAGTACGGCGCCTCCCACGGCATCGACTACCGCAGCGTGATGCCCTGCAACCTGTACGGCCCGGGCGACAACTACCACATCGAGAACAGCCATGTGGTGCCGGCACTGATCCGGCGCTTCCATGCCGCCAAGATGGAAGGCGCGCCCGAAGTGCTGATCTGGGGCACCGGCCGCGCGCGTCGCGAATTCCTGTACGTCGACGACATGACCGATGGCTGCCTGCTGGTGATGGGCCTCACGCGGGCCGAGTACGAGCAGCACACCACGCCCATGTGCGCCCACATCAACCTGGGCATGGGCGAAGACCAGTCGATTGCCGAACTGGCGGAGCTGGTCCGCGAGGTGGTCGGCTATCGCGGCCGGATCCGCTTCGACACCTCTCAGCCCGACGGCGCGCCGAGAAAGCTGCTCGACGTGTCGTGCGCCGCAAGCCTCGGATGGCGCGCCACGGTGCCGCTGGCCGAAGGCCTTCGCCGCACCTATGCCGACTACCAGGAAGCGCTGCGGCCCGTCCAGGAGATCGCGCACGCCTGA